A genome region from Jeongeupia sp. HS-3 includes the following:
- the fliF gene encoding flagellar basal-body MS-ring/collar protein FliF — protein MAEAGATSGNLGSGQGVAAWRQRFAAIPNGRKLGLMIGAAVLIAAAVGVWLFSSTPNFRVLYTNIPDKDGGAIVQSLQQMNVPYRLDAGGMISVPADKIYDTRLKLAGQGLPRAGNAGFEIMDNQKFGVSQFAEQVNYQRAVEGELARSIETISVVEKARVHLAMPKQTVFLRDQQKPSASVLLTLQAGRSLDSGQVAGVINLVSSSIPDLPSKNVTVVDQNGDLLSRPQDMSQPNLDARQLVYVQQIEKNYVGRIQAILASIVGKDNVRAEVTAQVDFSEVEQTSETFKPNSPPNAAAIRSQQTAEQLGRNVTESVGGVPGALSNQPPGAAVAPITVPLASDVAASSSGNSNSSKNATTNYEVDKTIQHVKQPVGNVKRLSAAVVVNYKLGRDKGGQATYVPFTAQEMTQLNDLVREAIGFNKDRGDSVNIVNAAFADSQPLAEKPIQDKALDYARANLTDLLKLGLIALAVLYLLLFVVRPLMRDLARGRDVPEPVDLELGEPLSGDETQAAQRQERVEEDNVRLSALADRLQQGKELAKNDPRMVATILREWMAREEDAANPNKVG, from the coding sequence ATGGCTGAAGCGGGCGCGACGAGCGGCAATCTCGGATCGGGGCAAGGCGTCGCAGCGTGGCGTCAGCGTTTTGCCGCCATCCCGAACGGCCGCAAACTCGGCCTGATGATCGGCGCAGCGGTTCTCATCGCTGCGGCGGTCGGCGTGTGGCTGTTCAGCAGCACGCCCAATTTCCGTGTTCTCTACACCAATATCCCCGACAAGGATGGCGGTGCCATCGTTCAATCGCTGCAGCAGATGAACGTGCCCTATCGGCTCGACGCTGGCGGCATGATTTCGGTGCCTGCAGACAAAATCTATGACACCCGCTTGAAGCTTGCCGGCCAAGGGCTGCCGCGTGCCGGTAACGCTGGTTTCGAGATCATGGATAACCAGAAGTTCGGCGTGTCGCAGTTTGCCGAGCAGGTGAATTACCAGCGCGCTGTCGAAGGCGAGCTGGCGCGCTCGATCGAAACGATCTCGGTGGTCGAGAAGGCCCGCGTGCATCTGGCCATGCCCAAGCAAACGGTTTTTCTGCGCGACCAGCAAAAGCCAAGCGCTTCGGTACTGCTGACGCTGCAGGCGGGGCGCTCGCTTGATTCGGGCCAGGTAGCCGGCGTGATCAATCTGGTGTCGTCGAGTATTCCCGATCTGCCTTCGAAAAATGTCACGGTGGTCGATCAGAACGGTGATCTGTTGTCGCGTCCGCAGGACATGAGCCAACCCAATCTGGATGCGCGGCAACTGGTTTATGTGCAGCAGATCGAGAAGAATTACGTCGGACGTATTCAGGCGATTCTTGCGTCGATTGTCGGCAAGGACAACGTTCGCGCCGAAGTGACCGCTCAGGTCGATTTTTCCGAGGTCGAGCAGACCAGCGAAACCTTCAAGCCCAATAGTCCGCCGAATGCGGCAGCGATCCGTAGCCAGCAAACCGCCGAGCAGCTGGGGCGCAACGTTACCGAGTCTGTCGGTGGTGTGCCGGGTGCGCTGTCGAACCAGCCGCCGGGAGCCGCGGTTGCGCCGATCACGGTGCCGCTGGCCTCCGATGTAGCCGCGTCGAGCTCTGGCAACAGCAATAGCAGCAAGAATGCGACGACCAATTACGAGGTCGACAAAACCATTCAGCATGTGAAGCAACCGGTCGGCAATGTGAAACGCCTCTCGGCCGCGGTCGTCGTCAATTACAAGCTAGGGCGCGACAAGGGTGGCCAAGCTACTTATGTGCCTTTCACTGCGCAGGAAATGACCCAGCTCAACGATCTGGTGCGTGAGGCGATCGGTTTCAACAAGGATCGTGGCGATTCGGTCAATATCGTCAACGCAGCCTTTGCCGACTCGCAGCCGCTGGCTGAAAAGCCGATACAGGACAAGGCGCTCGATTATGCGCGCGCCAATCTGACCGATCTGCTGAAGCTGGGCTTGATTGCGCTGGCGGTACTCTACCTGCTGCTGTTCGTGGTGCGTCCGCTGATGCGCGATCTGGCGCGTGGGCGCGATGTGCCTGAGCCGGTCGATCTGGAGTTGGGTGAGCCGCTCAGTGGCGATGAGACGCAAGCGGCGCAGCGACAGGAACGGGTTGAAGAAGACAATGTCCGGCTGTCGGCACTGGCCGATCGTCTGCAACAGGGCAAGGAGCTCGCCAAGAACGACCCGCGCATGGTCGCGACGATCCTGCGCGAGTGGATGGCGCGGGAAGAAGACGCTGCAAATCCGAACAAGGTGGGCTGA
- the fliE gene encoding flagellar hook-basal body complex protein FliE: MSVQGIDQLLGQLQAMSSKAAGQSTPAADAVGGADFAGLLKSSLDQVSQMQQVAQTQQAAFQSGAPEADLQDVMVSLQKASLSFQTMVQVRNKLVSAYQEVMNMQV, translated from the coding sequence ATGAGCGTTCAGGGCATCGATCAGCTGCTTGGTCAGTTGCAGGCCATGTCGTCGAAGGCGGCCGGACAAAGCACGCCCGCCGCCGATGCGGTGGGTGGCGCCGATTTTGCGGGTCTGCTCAAGTCCTCGCTCGATCAGGTCAGCCAGATGCAGCAGGTCGCACAGACCCAACAGGCCGCATTCCAGTCCGGTGCGCCCGAGGCGGATTTGCAGGATGTGATGGTCTCGCTGCAGAAAGCCAGCCTGAGCTTTCAGACCATGGTGCAGGTCCGCAACAAGCTGGTGTCGGCCTATCAGGAAGTGATGAACATGCAGGTATGA
- a CDS encoding sigma-54 dependent transcriptional regulator: MALPVLVVEDDEALREALCDTLELGGHAVLAACDGSEALAVLAGGQRVGLVLSDVQMQPMDGETLLLEVKRHYPGLPVILMTAYGMVDRAVAALHAGACHYLPKPFEPDLLLQEVAKYLLPGEVDEEVIAEDPAMRRIFDVAERVARSDASVLITGESGTGKEVLARFLHSHSARTAKPFVAINCAAIPEQLLESTLFGHEKGAFTGAANQHIGKFEQANGGTLLLDEITEMPLALQAKLLRVLQEREVERVGGARPIAVDIRILATSNRDPLTEVANSRFREDLFYRLNVFPLHLPALRERPDDILPLARAMFARHAARQQRRVPVINCDAAAALQAHCWDGNIRELDNVVQRALILAPGDEIAAEHLYLPVAQANFAAMPASQPVPAGRPADLRELEKQHILDTLKAVAGVRKLAAERLGMSERTLRYKLQQYREAGDITPG, translated from the coding sequence GTGGCTTTACCAGTCTTGGTCGTTGAAGACGACGAAGCATTGCGCGAAGCGTTGTGCGATACCCTTGAATTGGGTGGGCATGCCGTTTTGGCTGCCTGTGACGGCAGCGAGGCCTTGGCGGTGCTGGCCGGTGGTCAGCGTGTTGGCTTGGTGTTGTCGGATGTACAGATGCAACCGATGGATGGAGAGACGTTACTGCTCGAGGTAAAGCGGCATTACCCCGGCTTGCCGGTCATCCTGATGACGGCCTATGGGATGGTCGATCGCGCCGTCGCGGCCTTGCATGCGGGCGCTTGCCATTATCTACCCAAGCCTTTCGAGCCCGATTTGTTGTTGCAGGAGGTCGCCAAATACCTGTTGCCCGGTGAGGTCGACGAAGAGGTGATCGCCGAGGATCCGGCCATGCGGCGGATTTTTGATGTGGCTGAACGGGTCGCCCGGAGCGATGCTTCGGTGCTGATCACCGGTGAATCGGGAACCGGCAAGGAGGTGTTGGCGCGCTTCCTGCATAGCCACAGCGCCCGGACTGCCAAGCCCTTTGTGGCCATCAACTGCGCCGCCATTCCTGAGCAGCTGCTCGAATCGACTTTGTTCGGCCATGAGAAGGGTGCTTTTACCGGCGCGGCGAACCAGCACATTGGCAAGTTCGAGCAGGCCAACGGCGGCACTTTGCTGCTCGATGAAATTACCGAAATGCCACTGGCCTTGCAGGCCAAGCTGCTCCGGGTGTTGCAAGAGCGTGAGGTCGAGCGCGTTGGCGGCGCACGGCCGATTGCGGTCGATATCCGGATACTTGCGACGTCGAACCGCGATCCGCTGACAGAAGTGGCAAACAGTCGTTTTCGGGAGGATCTTTTCTACCGGCTGAACGTATTCCCCCTGCACTTGCCGGCCTTGCGCGAACGGCCCGACGATATTCTGCCGCTTGCGCGCGCAATGTTCGCGCGGCACGCTGCCCGGCAGCAGCGGCGGGTACCAGTCATTAACTGTGATGCCGCTGCTGCGCTGCAAGCACACTGCTGGGATGGCAATATCCGCGAGCTGGATAACGTGGTGCAACGTGCGCTGATTCTGGCGCCGGGCGATGAAATTGCCGCCGAACACCTGTACTTGCCGGTTGCGCAGGCAAACTTTGCCGCCATGCCGGCAAGCCAGCCAGTACCGGCCGGCCGGCCGGCCGATCTGCGCGAGCTGGAAAAACAACATATTCTGGATACACTCAAGGCCGTTGCGGGCGTGCGCAAGCTAGCAGCGGAGCGGCTTGGCATGAGCGAGCGAACGCTGCGCTACAAGTTGCAGCAGTATCGTGAGGCTGGCGATATAACGCCAGGCTAG
- a CDS encoding chemotaxis protein CheB produces MQTIISSNPGRLFGADGRVIAVGASTGGTEALKALLVPLPATLPPIVIVQHMPAMFTGSFARRLDGLCALRVKEAEHGDTLEPGCVYLAPGHSHLQLARVGGRLSCALSQADPVNRHRPSVEVLFQSVAQLVEARGLGIMLTGMGKDGGTGMRAMHDAGAYNFAQDEASATVFGMPKEAIALGGVDEVLPLARIPERLLARLAISR; encoded by the coding sequence ATGCAAACCATCATATCAAGCAATCCTGGCCGTTTATTCGGTGCCGATGGCCGTGTGATTGCCGTGGGTGCTTCAACCGGCGGAACCGAGGCGCTCAAGGCGCTGCTGGTACCACTGCCGGCAACCTTGCCGCCGATCGTTATCGTTCAGCATATGCCCGCCATGTTTACCGGATCGTTCGCGCGTCGGCTCGATGGCTTGTGCGCCTTGCGGGTGAAGGAGGCCGAACACGGCGATACGCTGGAGCCTGGCTGCGTCTACCTTGCTCCCGGGCATTCGCATCTGCAATTGGCGCGTGTTGGCGGGCGTTTAAGTTGCGCACTCTCACAGGCCGATCCGGTCAATCGTCACCGGCCTTCGGTCGAAGTGCTGTTTCAGTCCGTCGCCCAATTGGTCGAGGCACGGGGGCTGGGGATCATGCTCACCGGTATGGGCAAGGATGGCGGAACCGGAATGCGCGCGATGCACGACGCTGGCGCGTACAATTTTGCCCAAGATGAGGCGAGCGCAACCGTGTTCGGTATGCCCAAGGAGGCCATCGCGCTAGGCGGGGTCGACGAGGTTTTACCTTTGGCGCGTATCCCCGAACGTTTGCTGGCCAGATTGGCGATTTCGCGTTGA
- a CDS encoding PP2C family protein-serine/threonine phosphatase, translated as MRILVVDDTEAVLLLISRFVEALGHVAIPARDGAEAIRIWREERPELVLMDMMMPIVSGPEAAATIKAESGETWVPIVFVTGIGEESRLAEAIEQGADDYINKPVNLRVLEAKLKAFQRTLELNRKVREQSTKLADYYARAEEEKRVVQHLMEQMVNAERLSDSQLEYWLSPAESLSGDMIAAARTPGRVLHLMLADGIGHGLTAALNVLPLTQPFYSMTEKGYAISDILVEMSKKVRQVLPVGRFVAVVLIAIDEANGCIEVWNGGMPTVLAIDDGGDVLHRWASSHLPLGITPTDEVDATTERYYFDTPGSVVAYSDGLTEARCSDGQSFGVSRLLDILRRPADVRLESVKAELGAHLADTAHHDDISLVLGHFGARLREAIRPAAERRRAFELAGFLGGAEQAWQYGLQLGAAELKYFNTVPFMMSFVNEIKALAPHKSDVFLMLTELFVNALDHGLLQLDSSIKQQPGGQERYLAARKASLAQLESGRIDIVLTGLRSDGQDVLRIHVRGTGAGFAWQAPESAGCGLALVQALSEHLAFQGAGNEVVAYYLLDTSLVLNP; from the coding sequence ATGCGCATTCTTGTCGTCGATGATACCGAAGCCGTACTGCTGCTGATTTCACGGTTCGTCGAGGCCTTGGGTCACGTTGCGATCCCGGCGCGCGACGGTGCGGAGGCCATCCGTATCTGGCGCGAGGAGCGTCCGGAGCTGGTGCTGATGGACATGATGATGCCCATCGTCTCCGGACCCGAGGCGGCAGCAACGATCAAGGCGGAATCCGGCGAAACCTGGGTGCCGATCGTGTTCGTGACCGGCATCGGCGAGGAAAGTCGGCTTGCCGAAGCGATTGAGCAGGGTGCCGACGACTACATCAATAAACCCGTCAATCTGCGGGTGCTCGAAGCCAAGCTCAAGGCTTTCCAGCGTACGCTGGAACTCAACCGCAAGGTCCGGGAGCAATCGACCAAATTGGCCGATTACTACGCTCGGGCCGAGGAAGAAAAGCGCGTTGTCCAGCATTTGATGGAACAGATGGTCAATGCCGAACGATTATCCGACTCCCAGCTTGAGTACTGGCTGTCGCCGGCGGAGAGTCTGTCCGGTGATATGATCGCCGCCGCACGCACGCCGGGTCGGGTGTTGCATTTGATGCTGGCCGACGGGATCGGTCATGGGCTGACTGCGGCATTGAATGTGCTGCCCTTGACTCAGCCTTTCTACAGTATGACCGAGAAGGGTTATGCGATCTCCGACATCCTGGTCGAGATGAGCAAGAAGGTTCGCCAAGTTTTGCCGGTGGGGCGTTTTGTCGCCGTGGTATTGATCGCGATTGATGAGGCGAATGGCTGCATCGAGGTCTGGAACGGTGGCATGCCAACGGTGCTGGCGATCGACGATGGCGGCGATGTGCTTCATCGCTGGGCCTCCAGTCACCTGCCGTTGGGGATCACCCCGACCGACGAGGTGGATGCAACAACCGAACGCTACTACTTCGATACGCCCGGATCGGTCGTTGCCTATTCGGATGGTTTGACCGAGGCACGATGCTCCGATGGCCAGTCTTTCGGCGTTTCACGCTTGCTCGACATCTTGCGGCGGCCGGCGGATGTACGCCTTGAGTCGGTGAAGGCCGAGCTTGGCGCCCATTTGGCCGATACCGCGCATCACGACGATATTTCTCTGGTGCTGGGGCATTTCGGCGCGCGCTTGCGCGAGGCAATTCGTCCGGCCGCAGAGCGGCGCCGAGCTTTCGAGCTGGCCGGCTTTTTGGGCGGTGCCGAGCAAGCTTGGCAGTACGGTTTGCAGCTTGGCGCCGCCGAGCTCAAGTACTTCAATACCGTGCCGTTCATGATGTCGTTCGTGAACGAGATCAAGGCGCTGGCACCACATAAATCAGATGTCTTTCTGATGTTGACCGAGTTGTTCGTCAATGCACTCGATCACGGCTTGCTGCAGCTGGATTCGTCCATCAAGCAGCAGCCCGGTGGACAGGAGCGCTATCTGGCCGCACGGAAGGCGAGTCTGGCGCAGCTTGAATCGGGACGCATCGACATCGTCCTCACCGGCTTGCGCAGTGACGGGCAGGATGTCTTGAGAATTCATGTTCGGGGCACCGGTGCAGGGTTTGCCTGGCAAGCGCCGGAATCCGCCGGGTGTGGGTTGGCGCTGGTGCAGGCATTGAGCGAGCATCTGGCGTTCCAAGGCGCGGGGAACGAAGTGGTCGCGTATTATCTGCTCGATACATCCCTTGTGCTGAATCCCTAA
- a CDS encoding STAS domain-containing protein, whose amino-acid sequence MSPTVQIEGDIGRVVLSGQFDFSAHREFRQVCETLIADPVVKEVLVDFQNVNYLDSSALGMLLLLKEKIGAVNKGLALVNCRDTVKQVLEIACFGKIFTIR is encoded by the coding sequence ATGTCGCCTACCGTTCAGATCGAAGGGGATATTGGCCGGGTTGTACTCTCGGGCCAGTTTGATTTCAGCGCACACCGCGAATTTCGCCAAGTATGCGAAACCCTGATTGCCGACCCGGTGGTTAAGGAAGTCTTGGTCGATTTTCAGAACGTCAATTATCTCGACAGTTCTGCGCTGGGTATGTTGCTGCTACTGAAAGAGAAGATAGGTGCAGTCAACAAGGGCCTCGCCCTGGTGAATTGCCGCGATACGGTCAAACAGGTGTTGGAAATCGCCTGTTTTGGCAAAATTTTTACCATCCGCTAA
- a CDS encoding PAS domain-containing sensor histidine kinase has translation MAEPGNNIDPRELEAAFSLFTEASQQLANTYAELQQQAVSLTAQLEIANGHLRRELDEKGALSRRLAILMDRLPGGIVELDAAGRVTMLNVAARTMLAPLTEGMDWQTFSSAKLEERGGDIWLYPGERVSARLRIVGTNVPEEACRILLVQDLTETWALEQSLAQHKRLAAMGEMAAGLAHQLRTPLATALLYVGHLARPAIVESDRLRFADKTLLRLRHLESLIQDMLHFVRGNAQGGNALELMPVLLDDCLAEAAHTIEPQLDAKRMRLAFMPLGSAVRVRADRKELIGVVLNLLENAMQASEDGACIGLSVFCDQRFATVTVQDEGRGIAPEAVDRLFEPFYTTRKDGTGLGLAIVRSLVERFGGDISVRSVLGEGTEFHVRLPVLDDVSNV, from the coding sequence ATGGCTGAACCAGGAAACAACATCGACCCGCGCGAGCTGGAGGCGGCCTTCTCGCTGTTTACCGAAGCTTCACAACAGCTTGCGAATACTTACGCGGAATTGCAACAACAAGCAGTGTCTCTGACCGCCCAGCTTGAAATTGCCAACGGCCATTTGCGTCGGGAGCTGGATGAAAAAGGCGCTTTGTCGCGGCGTTTGGCCATTTTGATGGATCGCCTGCCGGGTGGTATCGTTGAGCTGGACGCTGCGGGCCGGGTGACTATGCTCAACGTCGCCGCCCGTACCATGCTGGCGCCGCTGACCGAAGGCATGGATTGGCAGACATTCAGTTCGGCGAAACTGGAAGAAAGGGGCGGTGATATATGGCTTTATCCGGGTGAGCGGGTCTCCGCACGCCTGCGTATCGTCGGTACCAATGTGCCCGAGGAGGCGTGCCGGATACTGTTGGTGCAGGACCTGACCGAAACATGGGCACTGGAGCAGTCGCTGGCGCAACACAAGCGTCTGGCCGCGATGGGGGAAATGGCTGCGGGGTTGGCGCACCAGTTGCGTACGCCGCTGGCGACCGCGCTCTTGTACGTGGGGCATCTGGCACGACCTGCCATTGTCGAGTCCGATCGGCTGCGCTTTGCAGACAAGACGCTGCTACGTTTGCGTCATCTGGAGTCATTGATTCAGGACATGTTGCACTTTGTCCGCGGGAATGCGCAGGGTGGTAATGCGCTCGAATTGATGCCGGTATTGCTGGATGATTGTCTGGCCGAGGCAGCGCACACCATCGAGCCGCAGCTTGATGCCAAGCGTATGCGCCTCGCCTTCATGCCTTTGGGCTCCGCCGTGCGGGTGCGGGCTGACCGAAAAGAATTGATCGGTGTCGTGCTGAATTTGCTTGAGAACGCGATGCAGGCAAGCGAAGATGGTGCTTGCATAGGGCTTTCTGTATTCTGTGATCAGCGTTTCGCTACAGTCACGGTTCAGGATGAGGGGCGCGGGATCGCGCCGGAAGCGGTAGATCGACTGTTTGAACCGTTTTATACGACGCGCAAGGATGGAACCGGCTTGGGTCTGGCCATCGTGCGCAGCCTGGTCGAGCGTTTCGGTGGTGATATCTCGGTTCGCTCAGTGTTGGGCGAAGGTACTGAGTTTCACGTCCGGTTGCCAGTTCTGGACGACGTCTCTAATGTTTGA
- a CDS encoding chemotaxis protein gives MSDLLKKIDARTKLAGTNKLEILLFTLGVDSRTGRRENFGINVFKVREVMRTPEITQAPDMPPSVEGMVSLRGSLVPVIDLAKYAGIKTGSKPEIMIVSEYNGQTQGFLVEAVDTILRLDWSLMRVPPDMLTMQMGGLVTAVTELDSGKLVMMLDVEKVLAETTQTDQAIDVGAVVKDQKFSEMTVFFADDSVVARRQIEMTFNAMGIGYQQSINGKRAWDELQRIAHSAELRGKQVRELIQLILTDVEMPEMDGYMLTRMIKSDPRFAGIPVIMHSSLSGNSNQKLGQSVGVDGYVAKFEPHKLSELVAQYLLSA, from the coding sequence GTGTCCGACCTTCTGAAGAAAATCGATGCCAGGACCAAGCTCGCTGGCACGAACAAGCTGGAAATCCTGCTGTTCACCTTGGGCGTCGACTCACGCACTGGCCGGCGTGAAAACTTCGGCATCAATGTCTTCAAGGTGCGCGAGGTCATGCGCACCCCGGAGATCACCCAAGCCCCGGACATGCCCCCTTCGGTGGAGGGCATGGTCAGCCTGCGCGGTTCGCTGGTACCGGTGATCGACTTGGCAAAGTATGCCGGGATCAAAACCGGCAGCAAGCCCGAAATCATGATCGTTTCCGAATACAACGGTCAGACTCAAGGTTTCCTCGTTGAAGCAGTCGATACCATCCTGCGTCTGGACTGGTCACTGATGCGCGTCCCGCCGGATATGCTCACCATGCAAATGGGCGGCTTGGTCACCGCCGTGACCGAACTCGATAGCGGCAAGCTCGTGATGATGCTCGATGTCGAAAAGGTACTGGCCGAAACCACGCAAACCGATCAGGCCATCGACGTCGGCGCGGTGGTCAAGGATCAGAAATTCAGCGAAATGACGGTGTTTTTTGCCGACGACTCGGTCGTTGCTCGCCGGCAGATCGAGATGACCTTTAACGCCATGGGGATTGGTTATCAACAGTCAATCAACGGCAAACGTGCCTGGGATGAATTGCAGCGCATCGCCCATTCGGCCGAGCTTCGTGGCAAACAGGTTCGTGAACTGATCCAGCTCATCCTCACCGACGTCGAGATGCCCGAGATGGACGGCTATATGCTGACCCGGATGATCAAGAGCGATCCACGCTTTGCCGGCATCCCGGTCATCATGCATTCATCGCTATCCGGCAATTCGAACCAGAAGCTGGGGCAATCGGTCGGCGTCGATGGCTACGTTGCCAAATTCGAGCCGCACAAGCTGTCCGAACTGGTCGCCCAATACCTCCTTAGCGCCTGA
- a CDS encoding chemotaxis protein yields MNLLDDVDARTKLAGSNKMEILLFSLGTRETFGINVFKVREVSQTPKITKTPNMPFGVEGVISLRGNIIPVISLSKFVSTQGEPPTDANATMIVTEFSKHTQAFLVHEVDRIIRVDWDKVRAPENMLAGNQALITAITELPDGKLVSVLDVEQILASVIGEPVIPELQQVGMEQDNFLFFVDDSVVARREIVGVLDKIRVKYQQANNGKEAWDKLGALANRATHDGEPLSQKLRLILVDAEMPEMDGYVLTKHIKSDRRFDGIPVVMHSSLSSNANRAMGASVGVDAYVAKFDPVVLADTLAPLLSA; encoded by the coding sequence ATGAATCTGCTCGACGACGTCGACGCCCGCACCAAACTTGCCGGCTCGAACAAAATGGAAATCCTGCTGTTTTCGCTCGGTACGCGCGAAACCTTCGGGATCAATGTGTTCAAGGTGCGTGAAGTCTCACAAACGCCCAAGATCACCAAAACGCCAAACATGCCCTTCGGCGTCGAAGGCGTGATCTCGCTGCGTGGCAACATCATCCCGGTGATCTCCCTGTCCAAATTCGTTTCTACACAGGGCGAACCTCCGACGGATGCCAATGCCACCATGATCGTCACCGAGTTTTCCAAGCATACCCAGGCGTTTCTGGTGCACGAAGTAGACCGGATCATTCGCGTCGACTGGGACAAAGTGCGCGCACCGGAGAACATGCTCGCCGGTAATCAGGCCTTGATCACCGCCATTACCGAGTTGCCCGATGGCAAGCTGGTCTCGGTACTCGACGTCGAACAGATTCTCGCCAGCGTCATTGGCGAACCCGTCATCCCAGAGCTGCAGCAAGTCGGTATGGAACAGGACAACTTTCTGTTCTTCGTCGACGATTCGGTCGTCGCCCGCCGGGAAATCGTCGGCGTACTCGACAAAATCCGTGTCAAATACCAACAAGCCAACAATGGCAAAGAAGCCTGGGACAAGCTCGGCGCGCTTGCCAACCGTGCCACGCACGACGGCGAACCACTGTCGCAGAAACTGCGCTTGATCCTGGTCGACGCCGAAATGCCCGAGATGGATGGCTATGTACTGACCAAGCACATCAAGTCCGACCGTCGTTTTGACGGCATCCCGGTCGTCATGCATTCCTCGCTCTCCTCCAACGCCAACCGTGCCATGGGCGCGAGCGTAGGTGTGGATGCGTATGTGGCAAAATTCGACCCTGTCGTGCTGGCCGATACGCTGGCACCGTTACTGAGCGCCTGA
- the cheY gene encoding chemotaxis response regulator CheY, producing the protein MSDNNLRILVVDDFSTMRRIVRNLLKELGFANVEEAEDGQIALQKLKNTTYDFIVTDWNMPNMTGIELLRAVRADPQLKHLPVLMVTAEAKKENIIEAATAGASGYIVKPFTAATLDEKLKKIFANINK; encoded by the coding sequence ATGTCCGATAACAACCTGCGCATTCTTGTTGTGGATGACTTTTCCACCATGCGTCGTATTGTCCGCAATCTCCTGAAGGAACTGGGCTTTGCCAACGTTGAAGAAGCCGAAGACGGCCAAATCGCGCTGCAAAAGCTCAAGAACACGACTTACGACTTCATCGTCACCGACTGGAACATGCCGAACATGACGGGCATCGAGTTGCTCAGGGCCGTCCGTGCCGATCCGCAGCTCAAGCATTTACCGGTGCTGATGGTGACCGCCGAAGCCAAGAAAGAAAATATCATCGAAGCAGCTACGGCCGGTGCATCGGGCTATATCGTCAAGCCATTCACCGCAGCGACGCTTGATGAAAAGCTCAAGAAAATTTTCGCCAATATCAACAAGTAA
- the cheZ gene encoding protein phosphatase CheZ gives MSDFANTSADNAELEALFDSIAQSSWETPVAAPVAAAAVTASQADVHIADDEALTEPAKAMFSHIGQLTRKLHETLRELGLDKSLEKAASQIPNARDRLSYIATMTEQAADRTLNALDAAKPLQDRIAGDARKLSGEWDQLLANKLSVDEFKALVGRTRQHLGQTSDDSEQISTQMLEIMMAQDFQDLTGQVIKKVLEMAKDMEAQLLDFLVIFSQQHAKQEESSLLNGPAINTEGRTDIVTNQQQVDDLLESLGF, from the coding sequence GTGAGCGACTTTGCCAATACCAGTGCCGATAACGCCGAGCTGGAAGCCCTTTTTGACAGCATTGCCCAATCCAGCTGGGAAACGCCGGTCGCAGCGCCCGTCGCAGCGGCAGCAGTAACGGCCAGCCAGGCTGACGTGCACATCGCAGACGACGAGGCGCTGACCGAACCGGCCAAGGCGATGTTTTCGCATATTGGTCAGCTGACCCGCAAACTGCATGAGACGCTGCGCGAACTCGGCCTCGATAAGTCTTTGGAAAAAGCCGCGTCGCAGATTCCCAATGCACGCGATCGCCTCTCCTATATCGCAACGATGACCGAACAGGCCGCCGACCGGACCCTGAACGCACTCGACGCCGCCAAACCATTGCAAGACCGTATTGCCGGCGATGCCCGCAAACTCTCGGGCGAATGGGATCAGCTGCTGGCCAACAAGCTATCGGTCGACGAATTCAAGGCACTCGTCGGTCGTACCCGCCAACATCTCGGCCAAACCAGCGATGATTCCGAGCAGATCAGCACCCAAATGCTGGAAATCATGATGGCACAAGACTTCCAGGACTTGACCGGCCAGGTCATCAAGAAGGTGCTTGAGATGGCCAAGGACATGGAAGCGCAATTGCTCGACTTCCTGGTGATCTTCTCGCAGCAGCACGCCAAGCAAGAAGAAAGCTCCCTGCTGAACGGCCCGGCGATCAATACCGAAGGCCGGACCGACATTGTCACCAATCAACAGCAAGTCGACGATCTGCTTGAAAGCCTCGGCTTCTGA